TTCGTGATGGAGGCCTCCAtgttcttctttttttttttactttttggtcATTCAATGAAACATTTATTGTTTCTCATAGTTAGCTGAAGAACACGCTCGTCCTTTAAGTGGCTGCCAGGCTAATTTAAGTTTAAAAAATGTTATAGCACATATCATATCTTCCATTAACTTTTACGGCCTTCTGAGTGACATTATTTTATATGAAAATATGATGTCTTAGCACTAAATGTTCTGCTTTTAGAAGGGAATGGCTTGTTCTGTCACAAAATTTCCATAAATTAATGTCTATATGCATATAATATCCTAAATACACACTGACAGTCAAAACTGTATGACCGCCTAGGtgctaggcgaaggccaaccgcctagCTGTACTTTGGATCTGACAAAATTATACTTCATACCTTGGATTTGGGATTTTACCTTTCTTTGGTCAATATAGATGTTATTTTGAGTTGTCTATTAGGTCGTAGATTAATACTAAGCATGGTAAATCGATTTGTAGTTTACCATGTACATTAATCCTTTTCTCAGTGCCATTATCATCAGATGCAATGATAGCCAGAATGAAGCAATTGCATCTTAGAAATCTTATTTTAACACATCCTACATTTTTGTTCACTTTCAGTAAATAAAAAGAGCTATCCTCCGTCTAAAGAAGAAGCGGTACATTGTTTGGAGAAAATTTCTCTAAAGGGAAAACATTGTGCTATCCTTGTTGAAAACAAGATCAGTACAGTGAAGCACTTGATGCGTCATTATCATGGAGATGAATCCGGTCTCCAAAAGGTAAAATACAGTCATAATGATGTTTCTACAGTCTTCAGGGTTTCAAATTACCTGCAATAGATATTAGTTATTAGTTAATCATTGTCCCTGATCGAAATAAGATATCCAGCATCTCTTAGGATTTATTTGGACATGCACTGCTAAATGTTTTAATATGCACTATAATATCTGGTAGCATTTCATTAACTGATAAGATAACTCTCAATTTATGGCAATTAGCTTACTGGCATGAAGAAGGGGGCTTGGAATACCATGATTAATCATGCCACCACGTGTGTTCCTGGGAATGAGATATATTCCTATTGGGTTCCAGAGGATAAATGTGAAATCGTATTCAATGATTTATATGGTCTCGTTGGTAAGATGACTGATGATGACTATGTTCCGTACAGTGCCAATGACGTCGATCAGTTTCCGCAGGTATTATACCCAACACTGTTCCACTTCCATCACAGTTCGGCAGTTGATAGTCACTGAAATACCTTCATGTATTATGTTACAGCATAAAGTGAACAACTGGAAAAAGTCTGCATATAAGAAGTTTGACGAGCGCGAAAGCTCAGGGCATCTTACCCCTGATTACTTCATGATCAATGGCCGCCCAGTCCGTGCAGTGCCCCATGATGTGGGTCCTTCGGTTCAAGGTACAACGACATGACAAATTTTAATATTTTGTTCCATTGCGCTACATGTTTCTCTAAATTCGACGTATTGCAGAATTTGGTGATCGACGTCCATTGAATGGGTACTCACAGGCGGCAGTCCTGTCAAACAACGACGCTGGTCCTTCAAACCAAGAAACACTGCCGTTTTCACAGCCCACATATGAACAGAGTGTGCATCAAGGTCAATACTAAACACCTGCATAATTTTGTATCACGCATCCTCCATACTGTATTCCTGCTTCATCGCAAGAAAATTATTTTTGAAACGAGCATCATAGGAAGTTATTATTAGTATTGATTCTGATAGTTTTGGGGATCAACTTGCTGTAGGACTTGGCCAGCACGATCCTTGTACGTCACAGAGCGGAACTCCTTACTATCTGCCCCAGGGAAATTTCATAAATGATCAGGGACAGGGATCATTTTCAGCAGAGCCAACTGTTCCGTCCCACATTCCTGTACCAGTAAGTAAAGTTACCTATGGCATAATCAACAATTCCATCCCACATTTTTCCATTGATAACCTGAAATGTTTCCTGGATGGTAGGTTCCAGAGGATGACCAGATCACATTCACAGCTGCAAGTCTAACTGGCCAACAGAATGGACACTTCAGCCTCTCGACAACCGATGCTCCTGTTACTTCTTATCCTGTAGCAGGTCTGCTTGCTACACCCAGTTTTTCTAATTTCACAGTATATGCAGTGTGCTTGATCATCAATACTCAAATCACTTCTCCATTATGCAATGTTGGGTGCTGAAGGTGTTGCTGGGACTTCCTCAGATGGAGTTAGTTTGGGAACCTCTTCACCTAACCATGTGCAGACTGACATGCTCAGTGGGTTAACTCCGattgaagtatgttttcttcaatATGTCATGGGAATTATTCTTAAGAACATAACATACCATCACgagttattttattttttttggaaaaggggatAGCCCCAGCCTCATCATCACGAATTATATTATGGAAGTTGTTTTTGCCCTTCTCTATGTGATGATGAAATTTGTTCTTGCAGTTCCAGGTATGGCTAGAACTACAAGCACGTCTGGCAGCCCAGGATTTTGCACAAGCTAACAGCGGTATGTGATATTTAAGTTACCTTCTGTTGTGATATAACTTCTGTTGACAGTTAAACCGCCACAAAAGTTATTTTCAGTCAGAATTCTTTCTGACTTCTAGACTAAGAGAAGATGATAGcaaattactccctctgtcccataatataagagcgtttttggcactagtagtgtcaaaaacgctcttatattatgggacggagggagtagtgtttATGCCCACAGAATAACTGATGACTACCAAATTATTGAAATGCTGGCTCCTTAAAAGTTAAAATTAGGTGGGAATCTAAGATCTTCCTTTTGTTCCATGCCGCAGAACTGCCGAATTCCGACAGCCAATTTCATGGTTATGAACATGATGGTGGCGACCACTGACTAAACATGAAGCAACTGCAACAGGCTGTCCTctaccatagtcaagtattcagtgTAACTAAAAATTTGGTTGTAGATATGAATAATTTGTAAATAGCAACACATATTTTTCAGATTGCACCATATATGCTAAATTTGCTCCTGTTGCAGTAGACATTAGTCTTGTACTATTCTTAAAGAGCAACCTTTTAGAAAAAGACAGTATCTGGCTTGCATTGAATTCCAAGAGCAAATATTCGTATTGCAGAAGTTGGTGTAATCCTGTTAATCCATCTTTTTGCAAGTTGAGTTTTTCCTGGGTATCTTCACACATTCAGTCGATAGTATGCTCTGAATTATGAAATTGTTCTCAACATTTTGAACATGGTAGTAAAATACTGACAGCAGAAGAGAGATTACATTGGTTCTACAAGATTTCAGTTTGTTTCTTAAACACAAGTTCCATTTCTGGACAATCCTATTAACACAAGATAGTACATTAATTAGTTGAGCCATGATGTATGTAACCACCACGCGGAGATATCGATCACACGGTGTCCTGGGCTGAAGCTATTGGAGTGCTTCCTCAAGATCCCAGAAGTAGACGCTTCAACCTGATAGCGGCGAGAGGATGGCAATCTGTTACGACCTAACGTATGATTGGGTTAGATGTAGCAGTGAATTGGGGATTTCAACAACAAGAGCAGGGGTAGGAGAAGAGaacttggggaagaagaagaaCGGACAGAGGGGATGGATTCAGATGTTCATTTTCTTCTTCGATGAATAGTGATCATACACGGCTATGGCTTATAACAGCTCCAACCCACCCACTGACCACTGGGCCCACACCCAACAACTCCAGACCGCGTTAATTGGTCTCCCGCCTTCGCCTGTCTCTTTAACTGCTTTGAACATCTTCTGTTTCGTCAGACATTGGCCGAACAGCATCCTCTGCTTCATCGGTCCATTGATCCTTACTTTGCTTGGTTCCGCTTCTGACTGCCCTATGTCTTGCGCCTTTATGAGTGTTTGCCTTAGTACTGTTTGTTCAAAAAAATGATTTGACATCGGTCCGAAAACTTCACTGAGATACATATAACTTTTAGTTGTGTGAGAGAAGGGACAACTACTTCATCAGTTGTATCTTATTAATTTTTCAAACCACTTATAAGAGAACTCATGTATTGTGGACCTTGTTGGTCCACATCGTGACTTCATACCTGGCAAAAATCATTCTCACCTGAAAAGTATTACCTCTGTCCAGAAATACTTCGCTCAAACGGATGTACTAGAAATATttcgagacggagggagtagcaatttTGTGCCTGGCTAGGTATGGGTTTTTCTTTTATGGGTGGGAGCCCCTATTTGACGCTAACTACAACAAATTGGCGGCGAAACGGACAACGTGAGCTGCATGGGCCGACCGATTTTTGCGAGCGTTATTTGCGATACTACATCCAACAATTTCAGTGGTTTTTTTAATTTATCTTCGTTTTTTCATGTCCCTTTGGTATTTCTGTTGGTCTTTtaaaaattgcaaacatttttcaCAGCTCTTGTGAATTAAAAAATATATGTTTTGTTTTTTTAAATCGAAATGCATTTTTTCTTAGAATAAATTGTACCCTTTTTATTAAAGTGAACATTTGAAATATttgggattttttttaaaaatttatttttaatatttttaaggatagaaaaaaggaaaaaatagaagGAATGAAAAAAGAAAAGGACAAAGATGAGATAAAGTAAAAAAAAGATAAGTGGTAAAAACTGGTAGAGAaaacaagaaaagaaagaaaaaaggaaaaccaaaagaGAACCTTCCTAAAACCAAGAAAAAAACTGACGCAAACCTTCCCAAAACCGCGCTAATTTTGCCAGCGCCGAGATAATCGTTGTGTGTAAATTGTTGGCAATTTAATGCAAAGAGCATCAAATAAGGATTACCTTGTTTGGTTGGGTACCTGGTCAGAAAAAGGTTTACCGTGAAAATCAAGCTGATTAAAGTAGGATGTGTTGCCAGGTTTTTCCCAAGCGACCGATTCCTAGCATCTGGGCCACGCTATTTTCTTTTGAGCAACACCTGGGGCACTCTAATGAAAGCGCTTGAGTCATGGACCAAGCTAAGTAGGGCTCTTCGCTAAAAGAAAAACTAAGCAGGGCTTTCAGGTCACGAGGCTGGTTTAGCTTCTACTCCTCTAGACAACCTCTAGGCCAGGCATGAAGGGACCAGGACATCAACCAAGTAGGTCTTGTATATAGCCCGCAGATATGAATGAGGTGGCTAGAGTTTGAGAGAGAAGGGTGATGGTTGGAGATTTACCTAGTCTCCTCGCCTCCTGCTTTCATCTTGCCATTTGTGAGGTGAGGGGACCTTGCTTTTGAGAAATTTACGGTCTTTGTCAGCATAATCAAGGCGTTTCTAAGATGAACTGGGCTTTGGATCTCTCGTGCCTCTTGATCATCCTCTCACCCAAGACATGTTATTTCTCGTTGGATTGAGTTTTTCACATCAATCTCTTGGGTGGATAGTGTCTGAGTCTCTGTGATTTTATCGAGGTTGTAGATGATAGTTGTGAGGTGCTGCTTTTCTTTTTCGTATACCCCGCTGAAATGTTTCACCCTTCCAATTTGGAATTGTCGTGTGGTGCGAATTTTAGAATTCCATCTCTGAATTGTCATTCCACCTATGGAGTGCCTTTCACAAATTCTTGATAATATCCGCAAAAACATCCTGCTGTAACCATCCAACTCGAATTTTGTAAGTCAAAAACTATGAGTTGTGGGATTACATTAATCAATATTTGGTACATTGGATTAGTAATAATATTTGAAAATATGGATTTTTCATTACCCGATCATTCCAAGTTATATTCCAAAAGGACAATAAAGAATCTTATACACTATTATATGCGCTCATGCATTGGCTTCTGTGATTAGCCGTTGACGCTCACAAAATTTCACAAAATTGATGATGTTCAATTTGTTGTAGACTTCAATTTTTTACCAGTCCATTTCAGTTCGCTGAACATTCTTCCTCTGCTTTGGTTCAGACATTTCTCAAAGTTATTACCTTTTTTTGCATGAAGAGACAATTACTTCAACCTTTTTAATTTGGGCTAGTGAAGGAAACTCAGGTCTTACAATCTAGCCACACTAGCTTAATTATATAATTCAAGTATAAAAACAAAATGATTGAACAAATTTCTAGGAAGAATGCATATCTACAAGACGTTGGCCGATCAGTGTTCCTGCAATATAGGAGACTAGCTACATGTAGGTGTTCCTGCAGGGTGCAGTCTCCCCGCCGGACAAGACAGGAGAGGGATGTAACCCAACCAATGATCAGAATAGTGACACTGGACACACGATCGCCGGACAAGACAGGAGAGGGATGTAACCCAACCAATGATCGGAATAGTGACACTGGACACACGATCGATTTCCTATACTAGGTTTATAATTGTGTGGTTCTTCTTTGTGCTATGGAGTATCCTATCCGTTCAACTACATACATGAAACCTGGTTGATCCCACATGACACATTGATGTGGTAAGGGCATGCTCCATGTATCTCTTCCTGATGCCACTCATTCCCAAGGGGAATCAATGTAATAAATCGAGGATGCATGACATGGTCTAGGCCTTAGTGTAGGGCTTAACCGATTGGATATGGAAAGTGATCTATTTTGACTCCTTCCAACATGCTCTTCTCGCATAGAGACATGGTAGCCGAGTAAATGAGAATGGAGTAAGAGATAGATGGAGATGTAGAAGGGAGAAGGAGACTCGTATATAGGATGCATACAAAGGGAGAAGACGACATTAAATTTTCATGAGGTGGAGGTGGCACCTAGAATTAATGTCATGAGATTACCTAGGGGCGTAGATGGCAATTGGTTGTTTCTTGTGCCCCTCACGATGGAAGGCAGTTATACATATGTACCTCTATAAAGATGCACATACTATGTTGCTAGGGAtggtaatgggtacccattacccacgtaccctgcgggtaaaaaccctattagggtaagggtatgggacaaaaaGTTACCCATGGGTATGTAAAATAGAGAAATCTCAAACCCAACGGATAGAGAGGGTACGTATATGAGATAAATAACCCATACCCGCATACCCATGTACCCTTATAAAATCTAAGAAGCACAGAAACTTTATATCTCCCTTTGTTGTGAGTTTGTGAACTTCAAATGTATGACTATGTGCTACTATTTATGACTATGTGTTGATATGTTTTTTTTACTATACTATGTGTTGATATGTTGATGTGTTATTGTGTACAAGAAAGTGCTGATGTTCATAGAATGTGTTGGTGTAtatgatgtgttgttgtttataaGTATGTATTGATGTTATTATGCGGTATTGTTTATAAATTATGATTATATGCTGTTGTTTATGATTATGTGTTGCTCAAATTGATGTTACGCAACCGTGGATATTTCTACCCGCGGATACCCAGTAACCCTGTCGGGTGACGAGTATGGGGAAAAATACCCACTAACGGGTATGGGTACGAGTGGTGGGTAAGCTTAAATGGGATGGGTAAGGGTATGGGTGCctccacccgtacccaaaccctgcgggtgccatccctataTGTTGCGAAGTTGCATGCAAGTCATAAGATAGTACATGAAACTCTCTAACACCTAGTCAGCTAGATATGTAGACATCCCATTGTTACAAAGTTTGAGATGTCATTAAAattaataaaacaaaacaaaagctACAAGGAACTAACACACTCACCATCCATGCTGGAAGTAATTATTCCACTAAATCTCTCCAGCAGGGTACTCCGTGCAACCATGTTTTGGTGGTGCTTTGATGCAAGCAACATGGACCAACAACAAAACTAACCCATAGACAAAAATCTAACCTACAAAGGATTAGAAGTTCTTTTATTTAATCAAAAATAGGATCGTTAAGACATACACAAAATTACCAACATAATGTGTTAACCCTAGCAAAAATCCCCTCCAATTATTTGTCAAACATATGAGAGATTACTTACAGAGGGGTTAAATAAAATGCTATTTGTACCATAAAACAGGCAATGACGCAACTATAATGAAGGAAAAAAATGTTGAATAATCTCCTCCTTATTGCAGAACTTACAAAGTTTACCACCGTTCCAATTGTTAGATAAATTGTCTTCTAGTTCAAAGGATACCTCTATAGATGGATAAACTGCAGTTTGTACACAAAGAGTTAATCGTAAGAGATAATTGTCTTCTATGTTCAAAATGGAAATGGTGGCTAAGCagcaattttttttgtattttttaattTTGCCGCGATGAGAACATATTATTTCTTAAAATTCTGTATTTGTCTTCCTGAATACAACCCTATTAATCAGTCAAGTTTTATAAGAACTCTGAAGACTGAATTGAGGGATTTCACTACCCAACATTTAATTTCACCGCATTCGTAATAATATCTGAAATACAAATTTTCGTCACCTAATCATTATTGGTTTTATTCCAAAAAGGACAATAATAGTGTGTACTTTATGATCTTATGCGCTTATGGT
This window of the Triticum aestivum cultivar Chinese Spring chromosome 5D, IWGSC CS RefSeq v2.1, whole genome shotgun sequence genome carries:
- the LOC123123030 gene encoding calmodulin-binding protein 60 B; the encoded protein is MNEPPRQISEGFPETGGVTGVKLRFVDVDRPIDTLFTGCSVQWQNGGNAKVAIFENDRQIMQGGLSKLQIEILAVHADFFTEQGQEDFTTEEFNKQIYMHKGKELVLTTVNLMNGESSLGSFLFPESSHGKKLRLTARVKRQVRTTRVQEAISDPFVVKDRRSELNKKSYPPSKEEAVHCLEKISLKGKHCAILVENKISTVKHLMRHYHGDESGLQKLTGMKKGAWNTMINHATTCVPGNEIYSYWVPEDKCEIVFNDLYGLVGKMTDDDYVPYSANDVDQFPQHKVNNWKKSAYKKFDERESSGHLTPDYFMINGRPVRAVPHDVGPSVQEFGDRRPLNGYSQAAVLSNNDAGPSNQETLPFSQPTYEQSVHQGLGQHDPCTSQSGTPYYLPQGNFINDQGQGSFSAEPTVPSHIPVPVPEDDQITFTAASLTGQQNGHFSLSTTDAPVTSYPVAGVAGTSSDGVSLGTSSPNHVQTDMLSGLTPIEFQVWLELQARLAAQDFAQANSELPNSDSQFHGYEHDGGDH